One genomic window of Streptomyces spiramyceticus includes the following:
- a CDS encoding winged helix DNA-binding domain-containing protein, protein MASKTNPAAPVLSTRALNRATLARQLLLRRTAMPAKGAVEHLVGLQAQNPKPPYYQLAARLDGFDPEELSGLMASREVVRIVTLRSTIHTHTADDTLTLRPLVQAARDRELTTFRKQLAGVDLDRLARLSRELVEERPRTLKELRDELLKEWPDADPQALSVAARCKLPLVQVTPRGLWGRSGQVALTTVEKWLGRPSKPVPAPDGTVLRYLAAFGPASVKDMQTWCGLTRLRDAFERLRPQLLVFQDDNGIELFDLPDAPCPDEDTPAPPRFLPEYDNLLLSHADRTRVVPAEYRGRTWNNNQGYSTLLVDGFLAGIWRLDETKETAVVTVEPFGTLTRAQRAEVTEEAERLLGVMIPAATDHDVRFGVISA, encoded by the coding sequence ATGGCCTCGAAGACGAACCCGGCAGCCCCTGTGCTGAGCACCCGCGCCCTGAACCGCGCCACCCTCGCGCGCCAGCTCCTGCTGCGGCGCACCGCGATGCCCGCCAAGGGCGCCGTCGAACACCTCGTCGGCCTCCAGGCGCAGAACCCCAAGCCGCCGTACTACCAGCTCGCCGCCCGGCTCGACGGCTTCGACCCCGAGGAGCTGTCCGGGCTGATGGCCTCCCGTGAGGTCGTACGTATCGTCACCCTCAGGTCGACCATTCACACCCACACCGCCGACGACACGCTCACGCTGCGCCCGCTCGTCCAGGCCGCCCGCGACCGCGAGCTCACCACCTTCCGCAAACAGCTGGCCGGAGTGGACCTCGACCGGCTCGCCCGGCTGTCCAGGGAGCTGGTCGAAGAGCGCCCGCGCACCCTGAAGGAACTCCGCGACGAACTCCTCAAGGAGTGGCCGGACGCCGACCCGCAGGCGCTCTCCGTGGCCGCCCGCTGCAAGCTGCCGTTGGTGCAGGTCACGCCGCGGGGGCTGTGGGGCAGGAGCGGCCAGGTCGCGCTCACCACCGTCGAGAAGTGGCTCGGCCGCCCGTCGAAGCCCGTACCGGCGCCCGACGGCACCGTACTGCGCTACCTGGCCGCCTTCGGCCCCGCCTCGGTCAAGGACATGCAGACCTGGTGCGGGCTGACCCGGCTGCGGGACGCCTTCGAGCGGCTGAGGCCGCAGCTCCTCGTCTTCCAGGACGACAACGGCATCGAACTCTTCGACCTGCCCGACGCCCCCTGCCCGGACGAGGACACGCCGGCCCCGCCCCGCTTCCTCCCCGAATACGACAACCTGCTGCTCTCCCACGCGGACCGGACACGGGTCGTCCCCGCCGAGTACCGGGGCCGCACGTGGAACAACAACCAGGGCTACAGCACCCTCCTGGTCGACGGCTTCCTCGCCGGCATCTGGCGACTGGACGAGACCAAGGAGACCGCCGTCGTCACCGTCGAACCCTTCGGCACGCTCACTCGCGCGCAGCGCGCGGAGGTGACCGAGGAGGCTGAGCGGTTGCTCGGCGTGATGATCCCGGCTGCGACCGATCACGACGTACGATTCGGCGTCATCTCCGCATAG
- a CDS encoding magnesium and cobalt transport protein CorA, with protein sequence MSERRVRPALSPKKHSWRRQPPPPAAPPAEPPAGDPVAAPGDVQRNGGSIVHAALYRDGRHVSSPASLAETFRQLREYRDGMAWIGLQRPSEDEIHSLAAEFDLHPLAVEDALEAHQRPKLERYGETLFVVLRAARYLDAPEEVDFGELHIFVGQDFVITVRHGAAPDLSGVRKRMEEAPELLALGPEAVLYAILDAVVDGYVPVVEGVQNDIDEIETEVFRGDPEVSRRIYELAREMVEFQRATRPLVGMLHGLMAGFAKYGTDEELQRYLRDVADHVTHTSERVDGFRQALADILTVNATLVTQQQNEEMRAMAEAGFEQNEEIKKISAWAAILFAPTLVGTIYGMNFDAMPELDWAFGYPFAILLMAAVCTSLYFIFKRRDWL encoded by the coding sequence ATGTCGGAGCGACGAGTCCGTCCCGCGCTGTCCCCGAAGAAGCACTCCTGGCGCAGGCAGCCCCCGCCGCCGGCTGCCCCTCCCGCAGAGCCGCCGGCAGGTGATCCGGTCGCCGCACCCGGCGACGTACAGCGCAACGGCGGCAGCATCGTCCACGCCGCGCTCTACCGCGACGGCCGCCACGTGTCCTCCCCCGCCTCCCTCGCCGAGACGTTCCGTCAGCTGCGCGAGTACCGCGACGGCATGGCGTGGATCGGCCTCCAGCGGCCTTCCGAGGACGAGATCCACTCCCTCGCCGCGGAATTCGACCTCCACCCGCTGGCCGTCGAGGACGCCCTGGAGGCTCACCAGCGCCCCAAGCTGGAGCGTTACGGCGAGACGCTCTTCGTCGTGCTGCGCGCGGCCCGCTACCTCGACGCCCCGGAAGAGGTCGACTTCGGCGAGCTGCACATCTTCGTGGGCCAGGACTTCGTCATCACGGTCCGCCACGGAGCGGCGCCGGACCTCTCCGGCGTACGCAAGCGCATGGAGGAGGCCCCGGAGCTGCTGGCGCTGGGGCCCGAGGCGGTGCTGTACGCGATCCTCGACGCCGTCGTCGACGGGTACGTTCCGGTGGTCGAGGGCGTACAGAACGACATCGACGAGATCGAGACCGAGGTCTTTCGCGGCGACCCCGAGGTGTCGCGCCGCATCTACGAACTCGCCCGCGAAATGGTCGAGTTCCAGCGCGCCACCCGCCCCCTGGTCGGCATGCTGCACGGCCTGATGGCGGGCTTCGCGAAATACGGCACGGACGAGGAGCTCCAGCGCTACCTGCGCGACGTCGCCGACCACGTCACGCACACCAGCGAACGCGTGGACGGCTTCCGTCAGGCGCTGGCGGACATCCTCACCGTGAACGCGACGCTGGTGACGCAGCAGCAGAACGAAGAGATGCGGGCGATGGCGGAGGCGGGCTTCGAGCAGAACGAAGAGATCAAGAAGATCTCGGCGTGGGCGGCAATCCTCTTCGCGCCGACCCTAGTCGGCACCATCTACGGCATGAACTTCGACGCGATGCCGGAGCTGGACTGGGCCTTCGGCTATCCGTTCGCGATTCTGCTGATGGCAGCGGTGTGCACGAGCCTCTACTTCATCTTCAAGCGGCGGGACTGGCTATAG
- a CDS encoding tyrosine-type recombinase/integrase — translation MSSPSGRASGSPITRLCGSPNAGGRLQPGSINDRFEAYRDALGLPKELTPHSLRHSYVTHLTEDGVDRRSIQQQVGHECDSSLAICTHVSDDFMKRLACCL, via the coding sequence ATGTCGAGCCCGTCCGGCCGCGCTTCGGGGTCCCCGATCACCCGGCTCTGTGGATCACCGAACGCGGGGGGCCGCCTCCAGCCCGGCTCGATCAACGACCGGTTCGAGGCATACCGGGACGCCCTGGGGCTGCCGAAAGAGCTCACCCCGCACTCGCTGCGGCACTCGTACGTCACACACCTGACTGAGGACGGGGTGGACCGGCGCTCCATTCAGCAGCAGGTCGGCCACGAGTGCGACAGCTCCCTGGCCATCTGCACGCACGTCAGCGACGACTTCATGAAGCGTCTGGCCTGCTGCCTATAG
- a CDS encoding acetyl-CoA C-acetyltransferase, producing MSGSVILAGARTPTGRLLGALKDFSGAQLGAIAIKAALEKAGVAPEQVEYTIMGQVLTAGAGQIPARQAAVAAGIPMSVPALTVNKVCLSGIDAIALADQLIRAGEFDLVVAGGQESMTQAPHVLPKSRAGFKSGDVPLIDHMVHDGLFCPFDQLGMGVTTEKYNSRYAGLTREKQDAFAAASHQRAAAAAAAGRFAQEMAPVTVPQRKGDPVVCDTDEGVRPDTTAEALAKLRPVYSADGTITAGTASQISDGAAAVVVASKAKAEELGLPWIAEIGAHGVVAGPDGSLHEQPSNAIRAALAKAKLEPSDLDLVEINEAFSAVGIVSTEQLGISPDIVNVDGGAIALGHPIGASGARLIVHLAYELRRRGGGLGAAALCGGGGQGDALLIRVPSA from the coding sequence GTGTCCGGATCCGTCATCCTGGCCGGGGCCCGTACCCCCACTGGTCGCCTGCTCGGGGCTCTGAAAGACTTCTCCGGAGCCCAGCTCGGGGCGATCGCCATCAAGGCGGCCCTGGAGAAGGCGGGGGTGGCGCCCGAGCAAGTGGAGTACACGATCATGGGGCAGGTGCTCACCGCGGGCGCCGGCCAGATCCCGGCTCGCCAGGCCGCGGTGGCCGCCGGCATCCCGATGAGCGTCCCGGCGCTGACCGTTAACAAGGTGTGCCTCTCCGGGATCGACGCGATCGCGCTGGCCGACCAGCTGATCAGGGCCGGTGAGTTCGACCTGGTCGTGGCGGGCGGTCAGGAGTCCATGACGCAGGCTCCGCACGTGCTTCCCAAGTCGCGTGCGGGATTCAAGTCCGGTGACGTGCCGCTGATCGACCACATGGTCCACGACGGCTTGTTCTGCCCCTTCGACCAGCTCGGCATGGGCGTCACGACCGAGAAGTACAACAGCCGCTACGCCGGACTGACCCGGGAGAAGCAGGACGCCTTCGCCGCGGCCTCGCACCAGCGGGCCGCCGCCGCGGCGGCCGCCGGACGGTTCGCCCAGGAGATGGCGCCGGTGACGGTCCCGCAGCGCAAGGGCGACCCAGTGGTGTGTGACACCGACGAGGGCGTGCGTCCCGACACCACGGCGGAGGCCCTGGCGAAGCTGCGTCCCGTGTACAGCGCCGACGGCACCATCACGGCGGGGACGGCGTCGCAGATCTCCGACGGCGCCGCGGCCGTGGTGGTGGCGAGCAAGGCCAAGGCCGAGGAGCTGGGCCTGCCTTGGATCGCCGAGATCGGCGCCCACGGCGTGGTGGCCGGGCCGGACGGAAGCCTGCACGAGCAGCCGTCGAACGCGATCAGGGCGGCGCTGGCCAAGGCCAAGCTGGAGCCGTCCGACCTGGACCTGGTGGAGATCAACGAGGCGTTCTCCGCCGTCGGCATCGTCTCCACCGAGCAGCTGGGCATCAGCCCGGACATCGTGAACGTCGACGGCGGAGCCATCGCGCTCGGCCACCCGATCGGCGCCTCCGGCGCCCGGCTCATCGTCCACCTGGCCTATGAGCTGCGCCGCCGCGGCGGCGGTCTCGGCGCGGCAGCGCTGTGCGGCGGCGGCGGGCAGGGCGACGCCCTGCTGATCCGCGTGCCGTCCGCCTGA
- a CDS encoding MFS transporter, with product MPDESAELKRTTQEIKPAHVLALCSGASFMAFLDLSIISIAFPDILDDFPGTSLNTMTWVLSGYTILLAAVLTPAGRIADSVGRRTVFLWSLAAFTAASLFCAVAPSIWWLIAARVVQGAAAGGMIPAALGLILATTPRERIARAVGTWSAVAGFSAVIGPAAGGLLLRAFGWRSVFYINLPLCGAMLVAAVVMLPRQRLRGTGDRLPDAVGSIALALGIGGVVSALTEGDTWGWGDVRTIGLGLAGLALVAVTVLRSRTHPAPALEMTVWRSPVFRTANIGLGMLNMTMFAWMLAAPLFAADIWHWSVLQTAGALSIGAVSSMAGSLAAGRLTRPATQVKVTVLGALSFTGSNAIWASGLFGPTPNFLGGWLPAAILGGGGLGLAITCLSSLAAGTVPPQKFAGGLGMTLTVRQVGGAVGVAGFASIMASGPAPGGIPSFHHVYVAAMAVNILCAAVVCTMLIMLRPKPAPAAAVAAQAPQDRVTPTQ from the coding sequence ATGCCCGACGAGTCGGCTGAACTTAAACGCACAACGCAGGAGATCAAACCGGCCCACGTCCTGGCGCTGTGCAGCGGCGCGAGCTTCATGGCCTTCCTCGACCTCTCGATCATCAGCATCGCCTTTCCGGACATTCTGGACGACTTCCCGGGCACGTCGCTCAACACCATGACGTGGGTCCTCAGCGGCTACACGATCTTGCTGGCGGCCGTGCTCACGCCCGCCGGAAGGATCGCCGACAGCGTCGGCCGGCGCACCGTCTTCCTCTGGTCCCTGGCCGCCTTCACCGCCGCCTCGCTCTTCTGCGCCGTGGCGCCGTCCATCTGGTGGCTCATCGCAGCGCGGGTCGTCCAGGGCGCGGCGGCCGGTGGCATGATCCCCGCCGCGCTCGGCCTGATCCTCGCCACGACACCGCGGGAGCGCATCGCCAGAGCGGTCGGCACCTGGTCCGCGGTGGCGGGCTTCTCCGCCGTCATCGGACCGGCCGCGGGCGGGCTGCTGCTGCGCGCCTTCGGCTGGCGCTCGGTGTTCTACATCAACCTCCCGCTGTGCGGCGCGATGCTGGTCGCTGCCGTGGTGATGCTGCCGAGGCAGCGGTTGCGCGGCACCGGGGACCGGCTGCCGGACGCCGTGGGCAGCATCGCGCTCGCCCTGGGCATCGGTGGGGTGGTGAGCGCGCTCACCGAGGGGGACACCTGGGGTTGGGGAGATGTCCGCACCATCGGACTGGGGCTGGCCGGGCTGGCGCTCGTCGCCGTGACCGTGCTGCGCTCGCGCACGCACCCGGCGCCGGCCCTGGAGATGACGGTGTGGCGCAGCCCCGTCTTCCGGACTGCCAACATCGGCCTCGGCATGCTCAACATGACGATGTTCGCGTGGATGCTGGCCGCCCCGCTGTTCGCCGCCGACATCTGGCACTGGTCGGTCCTGCAGACGGCCGGTGCCCTGAGCATCGGGGCCGTCTCCTCGATGGCCGGCTCACTGGCCGCCGGACGGCTCACCCGACCGGCGACCCAGGTGAAGGTGACGGTCCTCGGCGCGCTGTCCTTCACAGGCAGCAACGCCATCTGGGCGTCCGGCCTCTTCGGCCCCACGCCCAACTTCCTGGGCGGCTGGCTGCCGGCCGCGATCCTCGGCGGCGGCGGCCTCGGCCTCGCCATCACCTGCCTGTCGTCGCTGGCGGCCGGGACGGTGCCCCCGCAAAAGTTCGCGGGCGGCCTCGGCATGACCCTGACGGTGCGCCAGGTCGGCGGTGCGGTCGGCGTCGCCGGATTCGCCTCGATCATGGCGTCGGGCCCGGCCCCCGGCGGCATACCGTCCTTCCACCACGTCTATGTCGCCGCAATGGCCGTCAACATCCTGTGCGCGGCCGTGGTGTGCACGATGCTCATCATGCTGCGGCCGAAACCCGCGCCGGCGGCCGCGGTCGCAGCGCAGGCGCCTCAGGACCGGGTCACGCCCACCCAGTGA